A genomic stretch from Prionailurus bengalensis isolate Pbe53 chromosome E2, Fcat_Pben_1.1_paternal_pri, whole genome shotgun sequence includes:
- the IL17C gene encoding interleukin-17C: MPTRQLLPGLLLLFWMPASLARHGPQLWGGPHAHGPPRCYSAEELPLGQPPPHLLARAAKWEQALPVALVSSLEAGGRRRRHDGPPAGTQCPVLRPEDVLEAGIHQRSISPWRYRVDTDESRYPQKLAFAQCLCRGCVSARTGRETAALNSVPLLQSLLVLRRQPCSREATGLPTPGAFSFHAEFIRVPVGCTCVLPRSAR, encoded by the exons ATGCCTACCCGCCAGCTCCTCCCTGGCCTCTTGCTTCTGTTCTGGATGCCTGCCAGCCTGGCCCGCCACGGCCCCCAGCTCTGGGGGGGCCCCCACGCCCACGGGCCCCCACGCTGCTACTCGGCCGAGGAGCTGCCTCTGGGCCAGCCCCCGCCGCATCTGCTGGCTCGAGCCGCCAAGTGGGAGCAGGCTTTGCCCGTGGCCCTGGTGTCCAGCCTGGAGGCGGGGGGCCGCAGGAGGCGGCACGACGGCCCCCCCGCTGGGACCCAGTGCCCGGTGCTGCGTCCTGAGGACGTGCTGGAAGCCGGCATCCACCAGCGTTCCATCTCCCCCTGGAGATACCG CGTGGACACGGACGAGAGCCGCTACCCGCAGAAGCTGGCCTTCGCCCAGTGCCTGTGCAGGGGCTGCGTCAGCGCCAGGACGGGCCGCGAGACGGCGGCGCTCAACTCGGTGCCGCTGCTGCAGAGCCTGTTGGTGCTGCGCCGCCAGCCCTGCTCGCGGGAGGCCACGGGGCTGCCCACGCCCGGGGCCTTCTCCTTCCACGCGGAGTTCATCCGCGTGCCCGTCGGCTGCACCTGTGTCCTGCCCAGGTCGGCTCGGTGA
- the LOC122494596 gene encoding cytochrome b-245 light chain: MGQIEWAMWANEQALASGLILITGGIVATAGQFTSWWFGAYSIVAGVFICLLEYPRGKRRKGSTMERCGQKYLTKVVKVLGPLSRNYYIRAVLHLGLSVPAGFLLATILGTACLAIASSIYLLAAFHGEQWTPIEPKPKERPQVGGTIKQPPSNPPPRPPAEARKKSDEEEAGASAGVSGGPQENPVPVVDEVV; encoded by the exons TCCTTATCACGGGGGGCATCGTGGCCACTGCCGGCCAGTTCACCAGTTGGTGGTTCGGCGCGTACTCCAT CGTAGCGGGTGTCTTTATCTGCCTGCTGGAGTACCCCCgcgggaagaggagaaaggggtcCACCATGGAGAGATG CGGACAGAAGTACCTGACCAAAGTGGTGAAGGTGTTGGGACCTCTCTCCAGGAACTACTACATCCGGGCCGTCCTGCACCTGGG gctctcGGTACCTGCCGGCTTCCTGCTTGCCACCATCCTGGGGACAGCCTGCCTGGCCATCGCGAGCAGCATCTATCTGCTG GCAGCCTTCCACGGAGAACAGTGGACCCCCATCGAGCCCAAGCCCAAGGAGCGGCCGCAGGTCGGGGGCACCATCAAGCAGCCGCCCAGcaaccccccgccccggcccccggccGAGGCCCGAAAGAAGTCCGacgaggaggaggcaggggcatcGGCAGGCGTTTCCGGCGGCCCTCAGGAGAACCCGGTCCCGGTGGTCGACGAGGTCGTGTGA